A genomic region of Rhipicephalus sanguineus isolate Rsan-2018 chromosome 1, BIME_Rsan_1.4, whole genome shotgun sequence contains the following coding sequences:
- the LOC119391698 gene encoding uncharacterized protein LOC119391698, with protein MAFLIPVLVVLVVSLSVQTDAQENDIINVLEAVMAFDEAVAIYSTINDPNQKCLKTERDSLDYEAKTANFTWYYQGGGDSPTTKCFYNLMNGTDPAVFYIASCDDTSNLEEAKELYSDGATCFVGHFPPVTGDQCMLWVHPASKDAIPPKCEEKFDEKCGGEKYELYDESSCQ; from the exons ATGGCGTTTCTCATCCCTGTCCTGGTGGTCTTGGTCGTCTCGCTGTCTGTCCAGACCGACGCCCAAGAAAATGACATCATTAACGTCCTCGAG GCGGTAATGGCGTTCGACGAAGCCGTCGCGATCTACAGCACCATCAACgatcccaaccaaaagtgcctgaAAACAGAACGCGACAGTTTGGACTACGAGGCTAAGACCGCGAATTTTACCTGGTACTACCAAGGCGGCGGCGACTCGCCAAC GACAAAGTGCTTTTACAACTTAATGAACGGGACCGATCCTGCCGTATTTTACATAGCATCATGCGATG ACACCAGCAACCTGGAGGAGGCTAAGGAATTGTACAGTGACGGTGCGACCTGCTTCGTGGGACACTTTCCACCAGTCACAGGCGACC AATGCATGCTGTGGGTGCACCCCGCATCCAAGGATGCCATACCACCAAAATGCGAAGAGAAGTTCGACGAAAAATGCGGGGGAGAAAAGTACGAGCTTTACGACGAGAGCAGCTGTCAATAG